A DNA window from Panicum virgatum strain AP13 unplaced genomic scaffold, P.virgatum_v5 scaffold_3800, whole genome shotgun sequence contains the following coding sequences:
- the LOC120694165 gene encoding uncharacterized protein LOC120694165 isoform X1, translated as MEPLQLTVEQICHQAHAAVDEHPRRVTAGKAVGAPAQRGAARGAHRSCSRNNTSVSGGAGQACSYPSCMALLGGVSRGRGAYPTALHGHGGASYERPMHSVGGIGSSIQARACLGASPTALHGRGGASYGRPMQCDGGVSCSINQAQACPVGHCCAPSYGSLGVHTSRGNNMLNIWRGGCTMWPPSMAAVDGVAEGEEEDYEDEVEEEDDEDEAEEEDAGVDGNGNDELNRFDTPHWTKMNIYHFCDLWLREMRIENCPNGEMSRVGFHNLIENYQRLVGYYHSVPQMRRRYSKCKDMYVFWRKTLNHTGTTIGPLGEIRAPFGWWITAGKREFQIFQHRSPSYMQLLIDMFSGLPVDGSRSYNPLHAYMQASEARGGESGDVEGGNQMINHITSSTHKRGTSSRATGNSSSKRTKSPIVKAVIDLMEKAETCSEKTREFVEYRAHAEFMTQRQLILERQNTILRTQREDATVQTGDGS; from the exons ATGGAGCCGCTGCAGCTCACCGTGGAGCAGATCTGTCATCAGGCCCATGCCGCAGTCGACGAGCATCCCCGTCGAGTCACTGCGGGCAAGGCCGTTGGGGCTCCCGCGCAGAGGGGTGCTGCCAGAGGTGCCCACCGTAGCTGCTCGCGCAACAACACTTCGGTCAGCGGTGGCGCCGGACAAGCGTGCTCCTACCCGTCGTGTATGGCCTTGCTAGGAGGCGTCAGCCGTGGCCGCGGCGCGTACCCTACGGCCTTGCACGGTCATGGCGGAGCCAGCTATGAGCGGCCTATGCACTCCGTCGGAGGCATCGGCTCTTCCATTCAAGCTCGAGCATGCCTTGGCGCGTCCCCTACGGCCTTGCACGGCCGTGGCGGAGCCAGCTATGGGCGGCCTATGCAGTGCGATGGAGGCGTCAGCTGTTCCATTAATCAAGCTCAAGCATGCCCAGTCGGCCATTGTTGTGCCCCCTCGTACGGTTCCCTTGGTGTACACACCTCCCGTGGCAACAACATGTTGAACATTTGGAGAGGCGGGTGTACAATGTGGCCACCCAGCATGGCTGCAGTGGACGGAGTTGCTgaaggtgaagaagaagattatgaagatgaagtggaagaagaagatgatgaagatgaagcagaagaagaagatgcagGAGTAGACGGCAACGGCAACGACGAGTTG AACCGGTTTGACACGCCACATTGGACTAAAATGAACATCTACCACTTTTGTGATCTATGGTTGAGGGAAATGAGGATTGAAAATTGCCCCAATGGTGAAATGTCTCGAGTTGGGTTTCATAATCTTATAGAGAACTACCAGAGACTTGTTGGCTACTATCATTCAGTGCCTCAAATGAGGCGAAGATATTCCAAATGCAAGGACATGTATGTATTTTGGCGCAAAACACTAAATCATACAGGCACTACCATCGGCCCTTTGGGAGAAATTAGAGCACCGTTTGGGTGGTGGATCACGGCG GGGAAACGAGAGTTTCAGATATTTCAGCACCGCAGTCCTTCGTACATGCAGTTGCTCATTGATATGTTCTCTGGGTTGCCAGTAGATGGATCGAGGTCATATAACCCTTTACATGCATACATGCAAGCTTCGGAAGCAAGAGGTGGCGAATCAGGTGATGTAGAAGGAGGTAATCAGATGATCAACCACATTACCAGTTCCACTCATAAAAGGGGGACCAGTTCTCGCGCAACGGGCAATAGTTCTTCGAAGAGAACCAAGAGTCCTATTGTCAAAGCTGTGATTGACCTCATGGAGAAGGCGGAGACTTGTTCAGAGAAAACAAGAGAGTTTGTGGAGTATAGGGCGCATGCAGAGTTCATGACACAAAGGCAGCTTATATTGGAACGTCAAAACACCATCTTGCGTACACAAAGGGAAGATGCTACAGTCCAGACAGGAGATGGCAGCTAA
- the LOC120694165 gene encoding uncharacterized protein LOC120694165 isoform X2: MEPLQLTVEQICHQAHAAVDEHPRRVTAGKAVGAPAQRGAARGAHRSCSRNNTSVSGGAGQACSYPSCMALLGGVSRGRGAYPTALHGHGGASYERPMHSVGGIGSSIQARACLGASPTALHGRGGASYGRPMQCDGGVSCSINQAQACPVGHCCAPSYGSLGVHTSRGNNMLNIWRGGCTMWPPSMAAVDGVAEGEEEDYEDEVEEEDDEDEAEEEDAGVDGNGNDELGKREFQIFQHRSPSYMQLLIDMFSGLPVDGSRSYNPLHAYMQASEARGGESGDVEGGNQMINHITSSTHKRGTSSRATGNSSSKRTKSPIVKAVIDLMEKAETCSEKTREFVEYRAHAEFMTQRQLILERQNTILRTQREDATVQTGDGS, encoded by the exons ATGGAGCCGCTGCAGCTCACCGTGGAGCAGATCTGTCATCAGGCCCATGCCGCAGTCGACGAGCATCCCCGTCGAGTCACTGCGGGCAAGGCCGTTGGGGCTCCCGCGCAGAGGGGTGCTGCCAGAGGTGCCCACCGTAGCTGCTCGCGCAACAACACTTCGGTCAGCGGTGGCGCCGGACAAGCGTGCTCCTACCCGTCGTGTATGGCCTTGCTAGGAGGCGTCAGCCGTGGCCGCGGCGCGTACCCTACGGCCTTGCACGGTCATGGCGGAGCCAGCTATGAGCGGCCTATGCACTCCGTCGGAGGCATCGGCTCTTCCATTCAAGCTCGAGCATGCCTTGGCGCGTCCCCTACGGCCTTGCACGGCCGTGGCGGAGCCAGCTATGGGCGGCCTATGCAGTGCGATGGAGGCGTCAGCTGTTCCATTAATCAAGCTCAAGCATGCCCAGTCGGCCATTGTTGTGCCCCCTCGTACGGTTCCCTTGGTGTACACACCTCCCGTGGCAACAACATGTTGAACATTTGGAGAGGCGGGTGTACAATGTGGCCACCCAGCATGGCTGCAGTGGACGGAGTTGCTgaaggtgaagaagaagattatgaagatgaagtggaagaagaagatgatgaagatgaagcagaagaagaagatgcagGAGTAGACGGCAACGGCAACGACGAGTTG GGGAAACGAGAGTTTCAGATATTTCAGCACCGCAGTCCTTCGTACATGCAGTTGCTCATTGATATGTTCTCTGGGTTGCCAGTAGATGGATCGAGGTCATATAACCCTTTACATGCATACATGCAAGCTTCGGAAGCAAGAGGTGGCGAATCAGGTGATGTAGAAGGAGGTAATCAGATGATCAACCACATTACCAGTTCCACTCATAAAAGGGGGACCAGTTCTCGCGCAACGGGCAATAGTTCTTCGAAGAGAACCAAGAGTCCTATTGTCAAAGCTGTGATTGACCTCATGGAGAAGGCGGAGACTTGTTCAGAGAAAACAAGAGAGTTTGTGGAGTATAGGGCGCATGCAGAGTTCATGACACAAAGGCAGCTTATATTGGAACGTCAAAACACCATCTTGCGTACACAAAGGGAAGATGCTACAGTCCAGACAGGAGATGGCAGCTAA